In a genomic window of Diabrotica undecimpunctata isolate CICGRU chromosome 2, icDiaUnde3, whole genome shotgun sequence:
- the LOC140433497 gene encoding uncharacterized protein, whose protein sequence is MFVKLAVLACSLAVASAAYNGPLAGGQPAALYPAGVDPKACPNFPDCSNPAVAVNQVPEQVVPQYSQYQAQPQYQPQYQPQYQPQYQPQPQQYQSQYQPQAQFAPQQYNPVVPQQYAQAQQQQQYAPDVQNALDRGEYIGDGDYHGEGLAESLAPGYAGAPQPAAYNPAPVASQYAQAAYNPAQYNQAGAHAQPAQIPAGVDARSCPNYPFCH, encoded by the exons ATGTTCGTAAAACTG GCTGTACTCGCTTGCTCTTTGGCCGTAGCATCAGCGGCCTACAATGGTCCCTTGGCAGGAGGCCAACCTGCAGCTCTCTACCCCGCGGGAGTGGACCCTAAAGCTTGTCCCAATTTCCCTGACTGTTCAAATCCAGCTGTAGCTGTCAATCAAGTACCCGAACAAGTCGTGCCACAATATTCTCAATACCAAGCTCAACCTCAATACCAACCACAATACCAACCTCAATACCAACCACAATACCAACCCCAACCTCAACAATACCAATCCCAATACCAACCTCAAGCTCAATTCGCCCCACAACAATACAATCCCGTTGTACCTCAACAATACGCTCAAGCTCAACAGCAACAACAATATGCTCCTGATGTACAAAACGCTTTAGACCGTGGTGAATATATCGGTGATGGAGATTATCACGGTGAAGGCCTTGCTGAATCTCTAGCTCCTGGATATGCTG GTGCTCCACAACCAGCTGCTTACAACCCAGCTCCAGTAGCTTCCCAATATGCTCAAGCAGCTTACAACCCAGCTCAATACAACCAAGCTGGAGCACATGCTCAACCTGCTCAAATTCCAGCTGGAGTAGATGCCAGATCCTGCCCTAACTATCCTTTCTGTCATTAG